Proteins encoded by one window of Gambusia affinis linkage group LG17, SWU_Gaff_1.0, whole genome shotgun sequence:
- the LOC122847088 gene encoding GRAM domain-containing protein 2B-like isoform X1, with amino-acid sequence MSEQADAPLTPLSAPDQLPCKESRGKSLTSSEGNNEEERRQKRRGLAPADLQLLLDSESEPSESRKKPASISRQKPVEPLSPMLSLSDFETKFDRKKSQTNQLSKTNAHYHKLFKAVSKDELLKQSYTCALQRDMLYQGKMFVSQNWICFHSKVFGKDIKISIPVMSVKLIKKTKTALLVPNALVIGTTDIDHVFVSFLSRNNTFKFLKSICPHLEVDKISSSPAASSCENSFRASCPTSLPLDFTGDFSDLDGVVHQMRQDMMESSSSGSQTPDYDKISDFSSLPDTFLSAAKTREVSVHADIHLQNPSQKHGASLKNGQSKPTHGLTPKDSSSQPKSLHVILFIYLFLVSVLVLSSCYMAFKIVALEHRLNSLLSMGELVDNENAGSQRSQVEVNAEIYGELSTNLFKLEKIQRNLRKLLEET; translated from the exons ATGAGCGAGCAGGCGGACGCACCTCTGACCCCGCTGTCCGCCCCAGATCAACTTCCCTGCAAAGAGTCCCGGGGGAAAAGCTTGAC GTCCTCAGAGGGGAACaatgaggaggagaggaggcagaAGAGGCGTGGACTGGCACCGGCagacctccagctgctgctggactcCGAGTCAGAACCGTCAGAGAGCAGGAAGAAACCAGCCAGCATCAG CAGACAGAAACCCGTGGAGCCGCTGTCACCAATGCTGAGCCTGAGCGACTTTGAAACCAAGTTTGACCGGAAGAAATCCCAGACCAACCAG TTATCAAAGACGAACGCGCATTACCACAAGTTATTCAAGGCGGTCAGCAAAGATGAGCTGCTCAAACAGA GTTATACCTGCGCCCTGCAGAGAGACATGCTGTATCAGGGCAAAATGTTCGTCTCGCAAAACTGGATCTGCTTCCACTCCAAAGTCTTTGGCAAAGATATCAAG ATTTCCATTCCAGTGATGTCGGTGaaacttataaaaaaaactaagactGCGTTATTGGTGCCAAACGCTCTTGTAATTGGAACTACAGACATAGAT catgtctTTGTATCATTTCTCTCTCGAAACAACACctttaaatttctgaaatcCATCTGCCCTCATCTGGAG GTGGATAAGATAAGTAGCAGCCCTGCAGcttcctcctgtgaaaacagCTTCAGAGCTAGCTGTCCCACGTCGCTTCCTCTG GACTTTACTGGAGACTTCTCCGACCTGGATGGAGTTGTGCACCAGATGCGGCAGGACATGATGGAGAGCAGCAGCTCTGGGTCGCAGACTCCAGATTACGATAAAATAAGCG ACTTCAGCAGCCTCCCAGACACATTTCTGAGTGCAGCAAAGACCAGAGAGGTTTCGGTCCACGCAGACATTCACCTCCAGAACCCGAGCCAAAAGCACGGAGCGTCACTCAAAAATG GCCAAAGCAAGCCGACACATGGACTTACACCAAAAGACTCGTCCTCGCAGCCAAAGTCCTTACACGTCATCCTCTTCATCTATCTGTTTTT AGTCAGTGTTCTTGTCTTGTCCTCTTGTTACATGGCCTTCAAGATTGTGGCTCTTGAGCACCGCCTGAACTCCTTGCTGTCGATGGGGGAACTCGTTGATAACGA AAATGCTGGGAGCCAGAGGTCGCAGGTCGAAGTGAACGCTGAGATCTACGGGGAGCTTTCCACTAACCTGTTCAAGTTAGAGAAG ATTCAAAGGAACCTCAGGAAGCTCCTGGAGGAGACTTAA
- the LOC122847088 gene encoding GRAM domain-containing protein 2B-like isoform X2 — protein sequence MSEQADAPLTPLSAPDQLPCKESRGKSLTSSEGNNEEERRQKRRGLAPADLQLLLDSESEPSESRKKPASIRQKPVEPLSPMLSLSDFETKFDRKKSQTNQLSKTNAHYHKLFKAVSKDELLKQSYTCALQRDMLYQGKMFVSQNWICFHSKVFGKDIKISIPVMSVKLIKKTKTALLVPNALVIGTTDIDHVFVSFLSRNNTFKFLKSICPHLEVDKISSSPAASSCENSFRASCPTSLPLDFTGDFSDLDGVVHQMRQDMMESSSSGSQTPDYDKISDFSSLPDTFLSAAKTREVSVHADIHLQNPSQKHGASLKNGQSKPTHGLTPKDSSSQPKSLHVILFIYLFLVSVLVLSSCYMAFKIVALEHRLNSLLSMGELVDNENAGSQRSQVEVNAEIYGELSTNLFKLEKIQRNLRKLLEET from the exons ATGAGCGAGCAGGCGGACGCACCTCTGACCCCGCTGTCCGCCCCAGATCAACTTCCCTGCAAAGAGTCCCGGGGGAAAAGCTTGAC GTCCTCAGAGGGGAACaatgaggaggagaggaggcagaAGAGGCGTGGACTGGCACCGGCagacctccagctgctgctggactcCGAGTCAGAACCGTCAGAGAGCAGGAAGAAACCAGCCAGCATCAG ACAGAAACCCGTGGAGCCGCTGTCACCAATGCTGAGCCTGAGCGACTTTGAAACCAAGTTTGACCGGAAGAAATCCCAGACCAACCAG TTATCAAAGACGAACGCGCATTACCACAAGTTATTCAAGGCGGTCAGCAAAGATGAGCTGCTCAAACAGA GTTATACCTGCGCCCTGCAGAGAGACATGCTGTATCAGGGCAAAATGTTCGTCTCGCAAAACTGGATCTGCTTCCACTCCAAAGTCTTTGGCAAAGATATCAAG ATTTCCATTCCAGTGATGTCGGTGaaacttataaaaaaaactaagactGCGTTATTGGTGCCAAACGCTCTTGTAATTGGAACTACAGACATAGAT catgtctTTGTATCATTTCTCTCTCGAAACAACACctttaaatttctgaaatcCATCTGCCCTCATCTGGAG GTGGATAAGATAAGTAGCAGCCCTGCAGcttcctcctgtgaaaacagCTTCAGAGCTAGCTGTCCCACGTCGCTTCCTCTG GACTTTACTGGAGACTTCTCCGACCTGGATGGAGTTGTGCACCAGATGCGGCAGGACATGATGGAGAGCAGCAGCTCTGGGTCGCAGACTCCAGATTACGATAAAATAAGCG ACTTCAGCAGCCTCCCAGACACATTTCTGAGTGCAGCAAAGACCAGAGAGGTTTCGGTCCACGCAGACATTCACCTCCAGAACCCGAGCCAAAAGCACGGAGCGTCACTCAAAAATG GCCAAAGCAAGCCGACACATGGACTTACACCAAAAGACTCGTCCTCGCAGCCAAAGTCCTTACACGTCATCCTCTTCATCTATCTGTTTTT AGTCAGTGTTCTTGTCTTGTCCTCTTGTTACATGGCCTTCAAGATTGTGGCTCTTGAGCACCGCCTGAACTCCTTGCTGTCGATGGGGGAACTCGTTGATAACGA AAATGCTGGGAGCCAGAGGTCGCAGGTCGAAGTGAACGCTGAGATCTACGGGGAGCTTTCCACTAACCTGTTCAAGTTAGAGAAG ATTCAAAGGAACCTCAGGAAGCTCCTGGAGGAGACTTAA
- the LOC122847088 gene encoding GRAM domain-containing protein 2B-like isoform X3 — protein MRRRGGRRGVDWHRQTSSCCWTPSQNRQRAGRNQPASAPTIPESCVGPKRCLQIPSVALRQKPVEPLSPMLSLSDFETKFDRKKSQTNQLSKTNAHYHKLFKAVSKDELLKQSYTCALQRDMLYQGKMFVSQNWICFHSKVFGKDIKISIPVMSVKLIKKTKTALLVPNALVIGTTDIDHVFVSFLSRNNTFKFLKSICPHLEVDKISSSPAASSCENSFRASCPTSLPLDFTGDFSDLDGVVHQMRQDMMESSSSGSQTPDYDKISDFSSLPDTFLSAAKTREVSVHADIHLQNPSQKHGASLKNGQSKPTHGLTPKDSSSQPKSLHVILFIYLFLVSVLVLSSCYMAFKIVALEHRLNSLLSMGELVDNENAGSQRSQVEVNAEIYGELSTNLFKLEKIQRNLRKLLEET, from the exons atgaggaggagaggaggcagaAGAGGCGTGGACTGGCACCGGCagacctccagctgctgctggactcCGAGTCAGAACCGTCAGAGAGCAGGAAGAAACCAGCCAGCATCAG CTCCTACAATTCCTGAATCTTGTGTAGGACCAAAGCGCTGCTTACAGATTCCCTCGGTTGCCTTGAG ACAGAAACCCGTGGAGCCGCTGTCACCAATGCTGAGCCTGAGCGACTTTGAAACCAAGTTTGACCGGAAGAAATCCCAGACCAACCAG TTATCAAAGACGAACGCGCATTACCACAAGTTATTCAAGGCGGTCAGCAAAGATGAGCTGCTCAAACAGA GTTATACCTGCGCCCTGCAGAGAGACATGCTGTATCAGGGCAAAATGTTCGTCTCGCAAAACTGGATCTGCTTCCACTCCAAAGTCTTTGGCAAAGATATCAAG ATTTCCATTCCAGTGATGTCGGTGaaacttataaaaaaaactaagactGCGTTATTGGTGCCAAACGCTCTTGTAATTGGAACTACAGACATAGAT catgtctTTGTATCATTTCTCTCTCGAAACAACACctttaaatttctgaaatcCATCTGCCCTCATCTGGAG GTGGATAAGATAAGTAGCAGCCCTGCAGcttcctcctgtgaaaacagCTTCAGAGCTAGCTGTCCCACGTCGCTTCCTCTG GACTTTACTGGAGACTTCTCCGACCTGGATGGAGTTGTGCACCAGATGCGGCAGGACATGATGGAGAGCAGCAGCTCTGGGTCGCAGACTCCAGATTACGATAAAATAAGCG ACTTCAGCAGCCTCCCAGACACATTTCTGAGTGCAGCAAAGACCAGAGAGGTTTCGGTCCACGCAGACATTCACCTCCAGAACCCGAGCCAAAAGCACGGAGCGTCACTCAAAAATG GCCAAAGCAAGCCGACACATGGACTTACACCAAAAGACTCGTCCTCGCAGCCAAAGTCCTTACACGTCATCCTCTTCATCTATCTGTTTTT AGTCAGTGTTCTTGTCTTGTCCTCTTGTTACATGGCCTTCAAGATTGTGGCTCTTGAGCACCGCCTGAACTCCTTGCTGTCGATGGGGGAACTCGTTGATAACGA AAATGCTGGGAGCCAGAGGTCGCAGGTCGAAGTGAACGCTGAGATCTACGGGGAGCTTTCCACTAACCTGTTCAAGTTAGAGAAG ATTCAAAGGAACCTCAGGAAGCTCCTGGAGGAGACTTAA